Part of the Ziziphus jujuba cultivar Dongzao chromosome 8, ASM3175591v1 genome is shown below.
ACCCATTCTTTATGGTAAGCTGCTACAGAGGCATTGATAACTGCTATAGTTGTATTATTCCTCATTGTGCATTGAAGTAACTGTAGGCATCTATTTGCATGGAATTGCAAGCTTGGTGGTGTTAGTTGAGTAGTGCTGGTGTTTGCTTATGGGACACAACTTATCCCCCAGTATTGTGGCCTCATAACAGTTGTACCTTTATGAGCAGCTTCAATGACTTTTGATGGATTTGTTGTGTTTAAGTGGCAtccataaattttattgtgtttttaatttatatgaatatCTGATAACATGTCTTCAGGAGTAGGTAAATTAGCTTTCGTACATTTTAACTTAATTGACCTTGTCTAGTTATCTATTGAGCTTGTCCATATATCCATTGACAACCTAGTCTACAGATTCATGTAGGAAGAGGGAAAAAGCGAAGGaaagaaagtaaagaaaaagtGAGAGATTTACATCATTAGCGTTTTGGAGATTTTGTGCCTTGATGTGTGCATTTATGAGTGGTATCTCAATGCTACATAATATGCAAATCTATTTTTAAGGTGGCTGTTGTGGATGTTCGAAATATTAGCTTTTACGTCACTGATATTTGAGCTTCTCTGTTTGCTGGATTTGTATCTAGCATGGATATTGAACCATTATATGTCATGATGACTAGTTgattttttcctccttttctccgtttctctttctcctttttttttttttccttctctctctctctctctctctctctctctctctctctctctctccctctccctcttcCCTGAGTTATTGAAATATGAATGAAAGAAGATTTCATTTTCtggagattttgaaaatttaggcAAATGGATATTTAGCATTATTAGTTTAGTCATGGTGGTTTGataattgttaattattcaagtttttgtttgtttaatatatGCAGCATGTCTCGGGAGAGTAATATCTTCTCGAGTCCCTGGAATTGCTGTCTTTCTACCTTGGAAGTGATGCATTAGGTGGAAAAGAAATTGGGAAAACACTGTGGTTCAGTCTAGAGTGATCCCATGTTATTGGATCCAATCTTTAACTTTGTTATCTGCATTTTGAGTTCATGTGATCATCATGGAATTTATATTAATCTGTCTTCAATCACTGAGGAGGCACATATTCATTTCATATGCTGTCTGACTTTATTGACTATAATTCTGCTTTACATATTTCATGTGATACAATTTATTAATGGGGTTGAACATTCTGTACAGCTGGATCTGGGTTATTAACTACCTTGTATGCTATTGCAGGTTTGCAAATACTTTCTTGATGCAGTTGAAAAGAAACAGTATGGTTGGTTCTGGGTTTGCCCAAATGGTGGCAAAGATTGTCACTACAGGCATGCTCTTCCTCCAGGCTATGTTTTGAAATCTCAAATGAAGGCACTTCTTGAGGAAGAGGCTGAAAAGATTCCCGTTGAGGAGGAGATTGAGAATCAGGTGAAATATTTGTTGTGTGTACTTTGCATTTTACTCTCCTTTATCGTGACAGAAACATCTTTATTTGCTTGATTTGAGTATTCCTTTTCATATTATCTTTGCCTTCACTCATTTTGTGTTTGCAATCCTAATTTTGGTTCAACTGCTGATTACTTAAGCGTGCAAAAGTAACCACCACTACTCCTATGACTCCCGAGCTGTTTCTTcaatggaagaagaaaaagatggaaGAAAGAGATGCAGGTCTTGCTGCACAACGAGCAGAGAGGGCTAAGAATGACCGCATGAGgttttatcatcattattattattattactatcccCTATAAGTTCTATTCAGTTAAAGGAATATACTTAAAGCAGTACTGATTTACATTTCCTTGATTTCAGTGGTCGTGAGCTTTTCCTTTCAGATGCTAGCTTGTTTGTGGATGATGCTGAGGCTTATGAAAAATACTTGAGAGAAGAACCTGAGGTTGCTGAACGAAAGGTAAATCTGCTTGTTCTGGCTCCTAAACTATATATGATGTATAGTAATGTTCCAACACTCTATGTCTCGTTAAGGCTGACAGTTTATAACTGCttattttaatgaatataaTTTCATGTTTAGTTGTCTTTATCATCATAAGATAGCacatattattatattgaaatCTCTTCTTTTGTACACAATTTTTTGCAATTGTCATGAGTAAATTGTCAAGAAAATTACACCAGAaccctccttttttttattattattttctttgcatGAATTGGAGAATGCAGATGTATTTACAGAAAGTGCAGAAGCACCAcccttattttttgttcttgttgCAATGTTACTCCTTTTCAACACAGATTTGTGCAATTTTCACGTAGTGTCAGAAAGTACACAATTTGTGCAATTTGTCACATTTTCGTATAAAGTGTAATCAATTAAACTCTAATTTATATTTGCACATTTTCTTGCATTCAATTGACTTGTGAAAACTATAAATAATTGGTAAAAGAGGGTTCGCATTGCAAAATAGAGGGCTTTTTGTGTAATTGCCCCATTTATTTTTCTCCTTGCAAGTTGAAGCCTCTTAAAGACACCATGGGAAAACAATGGGTAGAAATCGTGGTTTACGTACTATGTTGTAGAAATATTGTTACTTAAAAACGGCCTAGTACTTGCTGGTCAAAGCTTTACGGTGTCAAATCTCATATGCAAGCAATAGATATGGCAGTGGCTTGGCAACAGTTATAATGAGAAATCTATGATGTATTATTGCGGTGTGTTTTGATTGGTTATATTGgcagtaatttaaaaattatatcaaattattgTCTTGGCATTTGAAGTACCTTAAtaccttttctctttctttttctattttattttatattattttttttttgttcggtTTATTTTCCACATGATGCAATGATACAACGTTGGTTGTGTCATTACATATGCATGTCCTGTGTTACCAAATAATATGGAGGTATAgtgtttatttaatattaaaatgatttcCTGAGAGAAGTTGCTGATTCTACCGCTGTTAAAGCAGCTTGGAATTGGTCAACACTTTTTATGGTTTGGCTGAATGGAGTTATTTCACATTTTATGCTTAACAAATTGCATATATTTTGAGGTACTAGTTTAGTTCATATCTGATATCGGGCTGCTTATATCAAGATCATCTTTTTACTTGTTAGCAATGCAATGTTGAGCATTTAAACCCTCATCAACTAGTTCAATTTTCAGATTTTGTTTATAAGCTCTATGTATGAGAACGTTCTTGTTTAAATTCTTGTGTGTGTTAAATATTGTCGCTGGTGCCTTATAAGTTTTCCCATGCTCAATATCAGGCCAAAGACAACACAGCAGTGGAGGGACCAAGTGCTTCTTCTAGTGCCGTTGCTGGCTCCGAAGAAGCTCCACcagatgatgacgatgatgatgatgaactgGACATGGATGAGTTAAATGAGCTCGAGGCAAGTTTGTCAAGAACATCTATTCAGATTCGTGAGCCGGGTATTGAGGCATCTTGAAAAGAGAAggggggagagaaagagaggcatcttggagagagagagagatttgctGTGACTCTGCCATAGAATTGACAAGGAAAAAGAGTCCTTGTTGGGCAATTTCAGATCAACTACAATTGAGAATTTGAGAGGCAATAATGTAAATTTTTCAATGTTGGGATGGTGTGAAGTTATATGGAATTTGGTGGTTGAATTATTATGGTTTTATCATTTGATGCAATGAAAAGTCGAAATTTTGATCAAACCTTGCTTGCTTTTGTTAGTGTTTTTCTGTCTTTGGCATATGGTAAAATTCGATGCCCCGTACAAATCTCTGTGGCTCTGTTTGTAATCTGGTGCTAAATTACAAGAATCGTCGGTGGGCACCAATCAACTACCGGGAAAgggtactttttttttctgtaagCTTAAACAACCAAAAAGCAAAAACGACACAACCTTAGGATGGAAGGCATGGTGCAGTAAATCATGTATTGATTGATCAAACGTCTATTATCGTCATATCAATGTGCTTTTGTTGCACCTGACTCTAGGTTTTTATTGGGCGTGATTATTTGTGATTTGTTTAAATGATGTGCCATAACAGTTCATATGCAAAGTTTCACTTCTTGTTAATGTACTCCTAAAATTTTACCCTTTCAAAGAATTGAACGTGTTGAATGGAATGAAATAGAcccttttgtgttttttttcttttcagaatagaaaaaaaaaggaaaagaaaaattcaacattttgtttggattttttGGAAGTTTTATTTGATGAGGTTAGTCAGAGAACGGCACTGGAAGTCAAGGGCTTCCTAATTGTGGAATTGTTGCGATGAATCATCATTTTGCTCGACTGGTTTACTACCTTTTTTGTTAGGTTTGACAATCTATGACCTTAGTGATTGGAATTTGGATCTACTAGCCATCTTGCCACGTTGCAGCAAAATAATagaaaagtgtatatatatatatatatgcataaatattgGTTTGTATGAAAGGTGAAATTGTAATCTACGAGAGTAATAGTTTATAAGGAACAgtctagtcttttttttttttggtttttttttttttttttcttttttaggcaATGATCTTGCTAAGAGATTTGAAGTGGGGATCATATTTTCTGTTTGCTAattttttcaatcaaaattttaaaatgaaaattagttttatttttttaaataaaaaatcttttttattttttttttattttaactttttgattcttatttgagagagagagagagagagagagagagagagaaaagaagtgAATACATGAAATCTGTTTGCTAATTATATAGCTCTTTTGTAGTTTTATTTtctgttattgttttttaagatgttaaacaatataaattattaatgattCTTAAGATTGTCATTTATAATGGCAAAAGAATGTATCTAATTTTATGAACAATGCACAtggtaaaatgtatttaactttttttggtgttttaggGTTAACTCTATTTTCACTCCCTCTACTTTGCATCCAATTTCAATTAAATGCCTCgtgtttccaaattttcaattttcattttcaccttGCTTTCAATTAGCCTCTATTTTtagtgttttaattaaaattctcaattttagtttttctttcaaaatggaagaaacttaaatgaaaattttgttca
Proteins encoded:
- the LOC107413630 gene encoding zinc finger CCCH domain-containing protein 21 isoform X1 yields the protein MPPKQQSKADMAKKQKVVEDKTFGLKNKNKSKNVQKYVQNLKQAVQPKPDATKVAAKKKKEEEKAKEKELNDLFKVAVSQPKVPVGVDPKSILCEFFKAGQCTKGFKCKFSHDLNVQRKGEKIDIYSDKRDGEDTMEDWDQEKLEKVVESKTKEYNQNKPTEIVCKYFLDAVEKKQYGWFWVCPNGGKDCHYRHALPPGYVLKSQMKALLEEEAEKIPVEEEIENQRAKVTTTTPMTPELFLQWKKKKMEERDAGLAAQRAERAKNDRMSGRELFLSDASLFVDDAEAYEKYLREEPEVAERKAKDNTAVEGPSASSSAVAGSEEAPPDDDDDDDELDMDELNELEASLSRTSIQIREPGIEAS
- the LOC107413630 gene encoding zinc finger CCCH domain-containing protein 11 isoform X2; protein product: MPPKQQSKADMAKKQKVVEDKTFGLKNKNKSKNVQKYVQNLKQAVQPKPDATKVAAKKKKEEEKAKEKELNDLFKVAVSQPKVPVGVDPKSILCEFFKAGQCTKGFKCKFSHDLNVQRKGEKIDIYSDKRDGDTMEDWDQEKLEKVVESKTKEYNQNKPTEIVCKYFLDAVEKKQYGWFWVCPNGGKDCHYRHALPPGYVLKSQMKALLEEEAEKIPVEEEIENQRAKVTTTTPMTPELFLQWKKKKMEERDAGLAAQRAERAKNDRMSGRELFLSDASLFVDDAEAYEKYLREEPEVAERKAKDNTAVEGPSASSSAVAGSEEAPPDDDDDDDELDMDELNELEASLSRTSIQIREPGIEAS